The DNA window AGCATGGCGAAGAAAAACCTGATCTACAGAGGAAGTAAGGAAGATATAGAAAATGTTGCTATCAATACTACATCTGACACGGTGTATGTAGATGTAAAACAAATTAATATCCCTCAGAATTTCAAAGCGTATAACGATGACATTTATTCTGATAAAAAATCCGTTTACGAAGAAGATTATATTTCGGTAGATGTAACGAGAAAATCAGATATCAAAACGCCTTACCTGATCATTAAAAAAGAAGGAAACGGCTATAACTATCCGGTTCAGGTGACCGTTCCTGTAGAAGTTGTCAACAACAAAGTAATGCTTCCTAACTTTATTAAATATCCTTATGATCACAGATTCAGAGATTACAGAGTTGATTACGAACTTGTAGTTCCTCAAAAAACAGTGGTAATCTCTATGAAAAAAAGCGGTATCAACTTCGATGGTGATTTAGACGGTGATGGCATCAATGATAATGATCAGGACAGAGACGAAAACCACAACGGAATCAGAATCGAAAAAAATAAGATTACAGTAAACGGTTCAAGCATTGAATACAATTCTGACGATAAGGACAGTATTATTATTAATGGTAAAAAAGTTCCTAATAATCAGGCAAAGAAAGTAATTGATTCTGTAGCATCTGACATCAAAAAAATCAATAAAGATGTAGACATTAAAATCAAAGACGGAAAAAACGAAATTTCCATACAAACTAAATAATTAACTTCAGAGAGTGGTGGAAGGTGTGAATGGATAGCCAACCGTTTGAAATTCACACTCTTCTTCTCTCATAAAAGTGAAAAAAAATCATAGTATTTAGTTCGGTATGTAAAAAAAAAGTTTTAATTTCGTACTGTTAAAAATTTAATAACCAAATCAACCAAAAAACACTATTGTTATGATACAATTTGCACTAGAATTCGTAATGAAAATCGTAGATTTAATTAACGGTTTATTTTAAGAGCGATAATATTTTCAATATATTTGTAAAGTATAACCAATATTTGGTTATACTTTTTTGTTTTTAATCCAAGAATCTATGAAAAAGCTGATAGGCAAACTGATGTTAAAATTAATGGGATGGAAAGTCGTTCTACAGGGCGATGTGAACAATCTCAACAGGTGTATCCTTGTGGTGGCACCACACACCCACAATATGGAATACATTTTAGGAAATTTTGCCTATTGGTCATTAAGAAAACCATTAAAGATCATTATTAAAGATGCACATACCAAAGCCTGGTATGGAGGTGTTGTAAAAGGTCTTGGAGGTATCGGAATCGACAGGACTCAGAAAAATGATCTCGTTAATTTCGTAGCGAGACAATTTGCCAAAGAAGATTTCAGCCTTGTTATCACTCCTGAAGGGACAAGAAGCTGGGTTCCAAAATGGAGAAAAGGATTTTACCATATGGCTCTGGCGGCAAAAGTACCCATTGTACTGGCGGCCGGTGATTTCAAAAGAAATACGGTTTACTTGGGGTATACCATTCCTTATGAAAGAATAGCTTCAGTTCCATTTTCTGAAATTATGCAGGAAATACAGGATTATTATGTAAAAAATGATATTGTTCCTAAAGTTCCCGCCAACTGGAATCCTGATATCATGGGTGCCGGAGAATAATTCAGAATTCAGCACAACTACCTGCCTGCTTACTATTTATCAATCATCATTTATCAATTAATAAAATGAAAGATCAGACCAAAGAAGAACTCCTTATCTTTTTAAACAACTGGGGAGAAGGTGTAACATTAGCAAAAACACTTGAAATACAATTCATTGATATAGACGTAGAAAACGAAACCCTTACTGCTACCATGCCGGTACAGCCAAAGGTTCATCAGCCTTTCGGAATTCTGCACGGAGGAGCCAGTTGTGTACTCGCTGAGACACTAGGTTCGAGCCTGTCTAATATTTTTATCGATGGAAATAAGTATTACGGAGTCGGAACAAACATCAACTCCAATCACCTGAAAAGTAAAAAAGACGGGATCGTAACGGCAACAGCTCGTTTTATCAGAAAAGGAAAGACCATGCACGTTTCCGAAATTGAAATCCGTGACGAAAAAGGAACACTCATCAATCATACAACGATGACCAATAATATTATTCTTAGATAATTAAGTTTACCAGGAATATGAAAGAGCTGCTTCAATGTTGAAGCAGCTCTTTTTTCGTTCTGATGTCCGGTATTCTTCAAAATCATTATTTTTCTAAGCCGACACGAAATTCACTAACTAGAGAATATCAGACAACAAAAGAATATTTTCGGATAATAAAAACCTTTATAAAGCACACTATCATTGTAAAAGAAAAAAGAGGTGATTTTAAATCCAGAAATAGTTAAAACAATG is part of the Chryseobacterium lactis genome and encodes:
- a CDS encoding 1-acyl-sn-glycerol-3-phosphate acyltransferase, producing the protein MKKLIGKLMLKLMGWKVVLQGDVNNLNRCILVVAPHTHNMEYILGNFAYWSLRKPLKIIIKDAHTKAWYGGVVKGLGGIGIDRTQKNDLVNFVARQFAKEDFSLVITPEGTRSWVPKWRKGFYHMALAAKVPIVLAAGDFKRNTVYLGYTIPYERIASVPFSEIMQEIQDYYVKNDIVPKVPANWNPDIMGAGE
- a CDS encoding PaaI family thioesterase, which codes for MKDQTKEELLIFLNNWGEGVTLAKTLEIQFIDIDVENETLTATMPVQPKVHQPFGILHGGASCVLAETLGSSLSNIFIDGNKYYGVGTNINSNHLKSKKDGIVTATARFIRKGKTMHVSEIEIRDEKGTLINHTTMTNNIILR